In Phragmites australis chromosome 16, lpPhrAust1.1, whole genome shotgun sequence, one DNA window encodes the following:
- the LOC133895381 gene encoding transcription factor MYBS3-like, with amino-acid sequence MTRDGVPPPSASGGGAGGGDGPRRCSQCGHHGHNARTCTSARPVRLFGVRIGDKPIRKSASMGNIAHLGAEGSGGGREEGYGSDGEHERPHKKRGEAWTEEEHKKFLFGLNKLGKGDWRGISRSYVISRTPTQVASHAQKYFNRQTNVHRRKRRSSLFDMVIDDSSDQPLSSSSSQEVEQHLEDPQPVAAPPASVVSPAAVAPVPVETPASVPPPVPVPVPVMAPQPMEQDSVASSSSTGEAGIVMPEAMPPCLYPMMLPPPYYHPAFVPVPCYGYAPVFYMPPGVAQAPHEIVKPVAVHSKPPLNVEDLYSMSVLSLKGDPSANSGVPASPLPPKPIGRPERQSAFHGKGPAGGSVRWTNSSSQVT; translated from the exons ATGACGCGTGACGgcgtgccgccgccgtcggcgtccggcggcggggcgggggGCGGGGACGGGCCGAGGCGGTGCTCACAGTGCGGGCACCACGGGCACAACGCGCGCACGTGCACATCGGCGCGGCCCGTCAGGCTCTTCGGCGTGCGCATCGGCGACAAGCCCATCAGGAAGAGCGCAAGCATGGGCAACATCGCGCACCTCGGGGCGGAGGGGAGCGGCGGCGGAAGGGAGGAGGGGTACGGCTCCGACGGGGAGCACGAGCGGCCACACAAGAAGAGAG GTGAGGCATGGACTGAAGAGGAGCACAAAAAGTTCCTATTTGGGTTGAATAAGTTAGGGAAAGGTGATTGGCGTGGCATATCACGTAGTTACGTTATTTCGAGGACACCTACTCAAGTTGCTAGCCATGCTCAGAAGTATTTCAATCGCCAAACAAATGTGCATCGAAGAAAGAGAAGATCAAGCCTCTTTGATATGGTGATTGATGAC TCTTCTGATCAGCCGCTCTCGAGTTCATCTTCACAAGAAGTAGAACAACATTTGGAGGATCCACAgcctgttgcggcccctcctgCATCTGTGGTCTCTCCTGCTGCTGTGGCTCCTGTGCCTGTGGAAACACCTGCTTCAGTCCCACCGCCAGTTCCAGTTCCAGTTCCAGTAATGGCACCTCAGCCTATGGAACAGGACTCCGTTGCCTCAAGTTCAAGCACCGGAGAAGCAGGGATTGTGATGCCAGAAGCCATGCCCCCCTGTCTTTATCCAATGATGCTTCCCCCTCCTTACTACCACCCTGCATTTGTTCCGGTACCATGCTACGGTTATGCTCCTGTTTTCTACATGCCACCAGGTGTGGCACAAGCTCCACATGAGATTGTGAAGCCCGTTGCTGTGCACTCAAAGCCTCCGTTAAATGTTGAAGACCTTTACAGTATGTCGGTACTGAGCTTGAAGGGTGACCCAAGTGCAAACAGTGGAGTGCCTGCTTCTCCTTTGCCCCCGAAGCCAATTGGTAGACCGGAGAGGCAATCTGCTTTCCATGGAAAAGGACCCGCTGGTGGCTCTGTCAGGTGGACTAATTCCAGTAGTCAAGTGACTTGA
- the LOC133895382 gene encoding uncharacterized protein LOC133895382 yields MEKDMPPPPHMPQENPLPAFSDDITTTFSDEHPSPLLSPSFSLDSAPESDASSSTLVVSDVSSGSEPIVTRKTWPRVRMWPAADEIALLDAAVALRQKHGQLPSPNDLAAELRGRLLSDDRLAADQIAKRLIALRSRYINAAFQLSRGIIPVKDDDLRIYKLSKLIWDGTRKGKKEKKVRVVDTRQDPMVFGELARLHPCLAAEVEAIEAGCAAAAGMLKRAFGRIGDNKAAQLEAKVKRQRVAEAKASAELDSLRRTVASALLKLK; encoded by the coding sequence ATGGAAAAGGATATGCCTCCGCCGCCGCATATGCCTCAGGAAAACCCCTTGCCGGCGTTCTCCGACGATATCACCACCACCTTCTCCGACGAGCATCCGAGCCCCCTGTTGTCGCCTTCCTTCTCCCTCGACTCTGCTCCCGAATCCGATGCCTCCTCTTCCACCTTGGTGGTCTCGGACGTTTCCTCTGGCTCCGAACCTATCGTGACCAGGAAAACTTGGCCTCGCGTGCGCATGTGGCCGGCAGCTGATGAGATTGCGCTTCTCGATGCCGCCGTGGCGCTCCGACAGAAGCACGGCCAGTTGCCGTCACCCAATGACCTCGCCGCCGAGCTCCGCGGCCGCCTCCTGTCGGACGACCGCCTCGCCGCTGACCAGATCGCCAAGCGACTGATCGCGCTCCGCTCCCGGTACATCAACGCCGCGTTCCAGCTCTCCCGTGGCATCATCCCAGTGAAGGACGATGACCTTAGGATCTACAAGCTCTCCAAGCTCATCTGGGATGGCACCCGCAAggggaagaaggagaagaaggtcCGTGTGGTCGACACGCGGCAGGATCCGATGGTGTTTGGCGAGCTGGCCAGGCTGCACCCTTGCCTCGCCGCGGAGGTGGAAGCAATCGAAGCGGGgtgcgccgccgctgccgggaTGCTGAAGAGGGCGTTCGGGCGCATCGGCGATAACAAGGCGGCGCAGCTGGAGGCGAAGGTGAAGAGGCAGCGAGTGGCGGAGGCAAAGGCGAGCGCGGAGCTTGACAGCCTGAGGAGGACTGTCGCCAGCGCGCTACTGAAATTGAAGTGA
- the LOC133895380 gene encoding monodehydroascorbate reductase 5, chlorplastic isoform X1: MTPALRRKAAEMASAAAQCYYHSSSPATWALRQRGIGGGARVVQLSPRRSFSVSAAAGFDNQNREYVIVGGGNAAGYAARTFVEHGMADGRLCIVSKEAFPPYERPALTKAYLFPPDKKPARLPGFHTCVGSGGQRQTAEWYKENGIEVLYEDPVIAFDGKTQTLKTSSGKILKYGSLIISTGCEASRLPEKIGGKLPGVHYIRDVADADSLVSSLGRAKKVAVIGGGYIGMEVAAAACGWNLDTTVIFPEDHIMPRLFTPSLAKKYEELYQQSGVKFIKGALIDKLEAGSDGRVSSAVLKDGSIVEADTVIVGIGAKPVVSPFEAVGVNSKVGGIEVDSLFRTNVPSIFAIGDVAAFPLKMYNRIARVEHVDHARKSAHHCVETLLTSQTKAYDYLPYFYSRVFEYEGSSRKVWWQFYGDNVGEAIEVGNFDPKIATFWIDSDSRLKGVFLESGSSEEFSLLPQLAKSQPIVDKAKLKAVTSVEDALDIARSFL; the protein is encoded by the exons ATGACTCCAG CTCTCCGGCGAAAGGCGGCGGAGATGGCATCCGCGGCGGCACAGTGCTACTACCACTCGTCGTCGCCGGCCACGTGGGCTCTGCGGCAGCGAGGCATCGGAGGAGGCGCCCGGGTGGTTCAACTCTCCCCCCGCCGGAGCTTCTCGGTCTCCGCGGCGGCCGGGTTCGACAACCAGAACCGCGA GTATGTGATCGTCGGCGGAGGGAACGCGGCTGGGTACGCGGCCAGGACGTTCGTGGAGCACGGCATGGCTGATGGCCGGCTCTGCATAGTCTCCAAGGAG GCATTTCCACCATATGAGCGGCCAGCCTTGACCAAAGCTTATCTTTTTCCTCCGGACAAGAAGCCGGCACGCCTACCT GGTTTTCATACATGTGTTGGATCTGGTGGACAGCGACAGACTGCTGAATGGTACAAGGAGAACGGTATAGAG GTGCTTTATGAGGATCCAGTTATAGCATTTGATGGCAAAACACAGACATTGAAAACTTCATCAGGGAAAATTCTGAAGTACGGGTCACTTATTATTTCTACTGGCTGTGAAGCTTCAAG ATTACCTGAAAAAATTGGAGGGAAATTACCCGGAGTTCACTACATACGTGATGTTGCTGATGCTGATTCTCTAGTATCTTCACTG GGGAGAGCAAAGAAGGTTGCTGTTATTGGTGGGGGCTATATTGGCATGGAGGTAGCTGCAGCAGCTTGTGGCTGGAATCTTGACACAACT GTTATATTCCCGGAGGACCACATTATGCCAAGATTATTTACACCTTCCCTTGCTAAGAAGTATGAGGAACTGTATCAGCAAAGTGGTGTCAAGTTCATAAAG GGAGCTCTTATCGACAAGCTTGAAGCTGGCTCTGATGGAAGGGTGTCTTCTGCTGTACTTAAGGATGGGTCTATTGTTGAAGCTGATACA GTAATTGTTGGTATAGGAGCAAAACCAGTTGTCAGCCCCTTTGAAGCTGTTGGAGTCAACTCTAAAGTTGGTGGAATAGAG GTTGATTCCTTGTTTAGAACTAATGTACCCAGCATCTTTGCTATTGGAGATGTAGCAGCTTTTCCCCTGAAG ATGTACAACAGAATAGCTCGAGTAGAGCATGTAGATCATGCTCGGAAGTCTGCGCACCATTGTGTTGAAACACTTCTAACATCTCAGACAAAAGC GTATGATTACCTTCCATATTTCTACTCGAGAGTTTTTGAGTATGAAGGAAGTTCAAGGAAAGTTTGGTGGCAATTTTACGGCGATAATG TTGGTGAAGCAATTGAAGTAGGGAACTTCGATCCAAAGATTGCTACCTTTTGGATTGACTCTG ATAGCCGACTGAAGGGTGTTTTCCTAGAGAGTGGAAGCTCGGAG GAATTCTCGCTTCTTCCGCAACTCGCCAAATCTCAGCCCATTGTTGACAAAGCTAAGCTCAAGGCCGTGACTTCTGTGGAAGATGCATTAGACATTGCAAGAAGCTTTCTTTAA
- the LOC133895380 gene encoding monodehydroascorbate reductase 5, chlorplastic isoform X2, whose amino-acid sequence MASAAAQCYYHSSSPATWALRQRGIGGGARVVQLSPRRSFSVSAAAGFDNQNREYVIVGGGNAAGYAARTFVEHGMADGRLCIVSKEAFPPYERPALTKAYLFPPDKKPARLPGFHTCVGSGGQRQTAEWYKENGIEVLYEDPVIAFDGKTQTLKTSSGKILKYGSLIISTGCEASRLPEKIGGKLPGVHYIRDVADADSLVSSLGRAKKVAVIGGGYIGMEVAAAACGWNLDTTVIFPEDHIMPRLFTPSLAKKYEELYQQSGVKFIKGALIDKLEAGSDGRVSSAVLKDGSIVEADTVIVGIGAKPVVSPFEAVGVNSKVGGIEVDSLFRTNVPSIFAIGDVAAFPLKMYNRIARVEHVDHARKSAHHCVETLLTSQTKAYDYLPYFYSRVFEYEGSSRKVWWQFYGDNVGEAIEVGNFDPKIATFWIDSDSRLKGVFLESGSSEEFSLLPQLAKSQPIVDKAKLKAVTSVEDALDIARSFL is encoded by the exons ATGGCATCCGCGGCGGCACAGTGCTACTACCACTCGTCGTCGCCGGCCACGTGGGCTCTGCGGCAGCGAGGCATCGGAGGAGGCGCCCGGGTGGTTCAACTCTCCCCCCGCCGGAGCTTCTCGGTCTCCGCGGCGGCCGGGTTCGACAACCAGAACCGCGA GTATGTGATCGTCGGCGGAGGGAACGCGGCTGGGTACGCGGCCAGGACGTTCGTGGAGCACGGCATGGCTGATGGCCGGCTCTGCATAGTCTCCAAGGAG GCATTTCCACCATATGAGCGGCCAGCCTTGACCAAAGCTTATCTTTTTCCTCCGGACAAGAAGCCGGCACGCCTACCT GGTTTTCATACATGTGTTGGATCTGGTGGACAGCGACAGACTGCTGAATGGTACAAGGAGAACGGTATAGAG GTGCTTTATGAGGATCCAGTTATAGCATTTGATGGCAAAACACAGACATTGAAAACTTCATCAGGGAAAATTCTGAAGTACGGGTCACTTATTATTTCTACTGGCTGTGAAGCTTCAAG ATTACCTGAAAAAATTGGAGGGAAATTACCCGGAGTTCACTACATACGTGATGTTGCTGATGCTGATTCTCTAGTATCTTCACTG GGGAGAGCAAAGAAGGTTGCTGTTATTGGTGGGGGCTATATTGGCATGGAGGTAGCTGCAGCAGCTTGTGGCTGGAATCTTGACACAACT GTTATATTCCCGGAGGACCACATTATGCCAAGATTATTTACACCTTCCCTTGCTAAGAAGTATGAGGAACTGTATCAGCAAAGTGGTGTCAAGTTCATAAAG GGAGCTCTTATCGACAAGCTTGAAGCTGGCTCTGATGGAAGGGTGTCTTCTGCTGTACTTAAGGATGGGTCTATTGTTGAAGCTGATACA GTAATTGTTGGTATAGGAGCAAAACCAGTTGTCAGCCCCTTTGAAGCTGTTGGAGTCAACTCTAAAGTTGGTGGAATAGAG GTTGATTCCTTGTTTAGAACTAATGTACCCAGCATCTTTGCTATTGGAGATGTAGCAGCTTTTCCCCTGAAG ATGTACAACAGAATAGCTCGAGTAGAGCATGTAGATCATGCTCGGAAGTCTGCGCACCATTGTGTTGAAACACTTCTAACATCTCAGACAAAAGC GTATGATTACCTTCCATATTTCTACTCGAGAGTTTTTGAGTATGAAGGAAGTTCAAGGAAAGTTTGGTGGCAATTTTACGGCGATAATG TTGGTGAAGCAATTGAAGTAGGGAACTTCGATCCAAAGATTGCTACCTTTTGGATTGACTCTG ATAGCCGACTGAAGGGTGTTTTCCTAGAGAGTGGAAGCTCGGAG GAATTCTCGCTTCTTCCGCAACTCGCCAAATCTCAGCCCATTGTTGACAAAGCTAAGCTCAAGGCCGTGACTTCTGTGGAAGATGCATTAGACATTGCAAGAAGCTTTCTTTAA
- the LOC133895384 gene encoding uncharacterized protein LOC133895384 has translation MTAAAAWPVCTICYEDLRPLSDQHLHCLPSCGHVFHALCLEQWLEYCPGGKKKLTCPICKQPCGAAHPPTRLFFQSTGACPTQAFPSSQDTSEGADREALAAEVAQLEQKAASLGRMIEEQRDGIKKLNAEAARWREQAGTAVAMRETVRKEKEYVQLLLNAKTEELSRKTSECSRLQERSLALAKELAALKLSTDMNLQEEEILKLASLGNHGNLENAVDVLRRSLAMRNKSYKELMIQCNVLGRSESRMLQKLEKAKELVKKLKTRVQELEKELEEKENGFIRDLRSSKKFKADQTKSGNITANNGFPSPSAGCENQTIKLDEVMHDLCNDKNHLNGSKPEAKSDLNSKGNLNNNNADVIDLDADDSVFGDERKTEFSAKPFGNCDNTLDSQNKSSLCQNDNKQPTTFECKTTYVAKETSFVKHTDAIGKSTFQENLTTKLHILQESPIMRSTKVTTSTWEKETLTIDGISKQATRLTSGTGPQQIHNLNSLSDDFQTPGILGVDGARKSVGKWCKGSTAPGSAGANANRGNLIAVGPDGRGGKVKVLKDLGRFHDSKSQALWPKAQKIGGKGGQAQIDHFFGKR, from the exons atgaccgccgccgccgcatggCCGGTCTGCACCATCTGCTACGAGGACCTCCGCCCGCTCTCCGACCAGCACCTCCACTGCCTCCCCTCCTGCGGCCACGTCTTCCACGCCCTCTG CCTGGAGCAATGGCTGGAGTACTGCCCCGGCGGCAAGAAGAAGCTCACCTGCCCCATCTGCAAGCAGCCCTGCGGCGCCGCGCATCCCCCGACCCGTCTCTTCTTCCAGTCCACCGGCGCGTGCCCGACCCAGGCCTTCCCCTCCTCGCAGGACACCTCCGAGGGCGCCGACCGGGAGGCGCTCGCCGCCGAGGTCGCCCAGCTGGAGCAGAAGGCGGCGTCCCTCGGTAGGATGATTGAGGAGCAGCGCGACGGCATCAAGAAGCTCAACGCCGAG GCTGCCAGGTGGAGGGAGCAGGCGGGGACAGCGGTGGCGATGCGGGAAACCGTGAGGAAGGAGAAAGAGTATGTCCAGCTGCTGCTCAATGCGAAAACAGAG GAGTTGTCGAGGAAGACGTCAGAGTGCAGTAGATTGCAGGAGAGGAGCCTTGCGCTGGCGAAGGAGCTTGCTGCGCTGAAGCT GTCGACAGACATGAACCTTCAGGAGGAAGAGATCCTTAAATTGGCGTCACTTGGTAACCATGGAAACCTGGAGAATGCAGTTGATGTTTTAAGGAGATCGCTTGCTATGCGGAACAA GAGCTACAAAGAATTGATGATCCAATGTAATGTTCTGGGAAGATCAGAGTCTCGCATGCTGCAGAAGCTTGAGAAGGCCAAAGAGCTTGTAAAAAAGTTAAAG ACAAGGGTACAGGAACTTGAGAAGGAactagaagaaaaagaaaatggtttTATAAGGGACTTgaggtcttcaaagaaatttaAAGCGGACCAGACAAAATCAGGAAATATCACAGCTAATAATGGTTTCCCTAGTCCAAGTGCTGGATGCGAAAATCAAACAATCAAGCTTGATGAAGTGATGCATGATCTGTGCAACGACAAAAATCACTTGAACGGGTCAAAACCCGAAGCTAAGAGTGATCTGAATTCAAAAGGCAACCTGAACAACAATAATGCAGATGTGATAGACCTAGATGCTGATGATTCTGTTTTTGGAGATGAACGCAAGACAGAATTTTCAGCCAAGCCGTTTGGGAATTGCGATAACACTTTGGATTCCCAAAATAAGTCTAGTCTTTGTCAAAATGATAACAAACAGCCCACGACATTTGAATGCAAGACTACGTATGTCGCAAAAGAAACATCCTTCGTTAAACACACAGATGCAATTGGTAAATCAACCTTTCAGGAGAACCTTACGACCAAACTGCATATTCTTCAAGAGAGTCCTATTATGAGGAGCACGAAAGTGACAACTTCAACGTGGGAGAAAGAAACACTGACAATTGATGGCATCTCCAAACAAGCAACTAGGTTGACTTCTGGCACTGGACCGCAGCAGATTCACAACTTAAATTCTCTTTCTG ATGATTTCCAAACACCTGGAATTCTTGGCGTGGATGGAGCAAGAAAAAGCGTTGGCAAATGGTGCAAGGGCTCGACAGCTCCTGGATCTGCAGGTGCAAACGCAAACAGAGGCAATTTGATCGCTGTGGGGCCGGACGGGCGTGGAGGGAAGGTCAAAGTTCTGAAAGACCTTGGTCGATTCCAT GATAGCAAGTCTCAAGCACTGTGGCCAAAGGCACAGAAGATTGGAGGCAAAGGCGGCCAAGCTCAGATCGATCATTTCTTTGGCAAGAGATGA